The genomic interval AAGCGCATCGTGCTCGCCAAGCGGCCGCAGGGCACGCCCACGCTCGACTGTTTTCGCTTTGAAACGGTCGATCTCCCGCCGCTTAATGAGGGCCAGGTGCTTGTCAAAACGTTGTATCTGTCGGTGGATCCGTACATGCGCGGGCGCATGAATGACGTGAAGTCGTACGTGCCCCCCTATCGCCTCGATGAGCCCATCACAGGCGGTGCCGTGTGCGAAATTGTCGAATCCAAGGCGGAACATCTCCGCCCTGGAGACGTCGTGCTCACCCAGACAGGATGGCAGACGCACGCCGTCGTGCCGGGCACCAAGGTTCAGAAGCTCGATCCGGCGCCCCAACCCTTGACGCTTGCGCTCGGGCTCCTGGGCATGACCGGCTTGACCGCCTACTTTGGCCTCATCGACGTGTGTGACCCGAAGCCGGGCGAAACCGTCGTTGTGTCCGGAGCCGCCGGCGCGGTGGGCATGGTGGTGGGCCAAATCGCGAAGATCCTGGGATGCCGAGCCGTCGGGATTGCCGGATCCGACGAGAAGGTCCGCTTTCTGACCGAGGAACTCGGCTTCGATGCGGCGGTCAATTACAAGTCGCCCACGTTCGCGGAGGACCTGAAGCAGGCATGTCCCGACGGCGTTGACGTGTATTTTGACAACGTCGGCGGCACGGTCTCGGACGAGGTGCTGAAGCGCATCAACGAATTCGCGCGCATTTCGCTGTGCGGGCAGATTGCGCTGTACAATCTCGACAAACCGGACGTGGGTCCGCGCCCGGGTCCGCTGCTCCTCACGCGAAAGGCGAAGATGCAGGGGTTTATCGTCGGCGACTACGCCCCTCGCTTCCCGGAAGGACTTCAAAAGCTCCAGACCTGGTTCAACGAAGGCCGCCTGAAATCGCGCGAAACCGTGATCGAGGGCTTCGACCGGACCATCGATGCGTTCCTCGGCCTGTTCACAGGCGTGAACACGGGCAAGCTCGTGGTCAAGGTCTCGTGAAACCACCTCAAAAAGGGCAAGCCTCGCGGCTTGCCCTTTCTTATGCGCGCCAAAGGTGATCGTGGAAAAATTGTCGGTACATCCAGGCGGCTAGGACGGCGGACAAAAGCACGTGCAGGACGAGCGCGATGTCGTGTCCCATGGCGCCGTGCGGGATATACAGATAGCGGAACGCCACGATGCCGACCAATTCGAAGCTGAACGCGAACAAGACCCCTGCGGTCACGATGGTCAACAGGCTTCTCGCCAACGTCGTGAGTGC from Alicyclobacillus acidocaldarius subsp. acidocaldarius DSM 446 carries:
- a CDS encoding NADP-dependent oxidoreductase, giving the protein MTVTAKRIVLAKRPQGTPTLDCFRFETVDLPPLNEGQVLVKTLYLSVDPYMRGRMNDVKSYVPPYRLDEPITGGAVCEIVESKAEHLRPGDVVLTQTGWQTHAVVPGTKVQKLDPAPQPLTLALGLLGMTGLTAYFGLIDVCDPKPGETVVVSGAAGAVGMVVGQIAKILGCRAVGIAGSDEKVRFLTEELGFDAAVNYKSPTFAEDLKQACPDGVDVYFDNVGGTVSDEVLKRINEFARISLCGQIALYNLDKPDVGPRPGPLLLTRKAKMQGFIVGDYAPRFPEGLQKLQTWFNEGRLKSRETVIEGFDRTIDAFLGLFTGVNTGKLVVKVS